The genomic window CTTTAGaatctccacctcctctctcacGGCATACATCAGATGATTCTTCACTAGATCCTGCCATGGAACAAAGCTATCTGTTAGCCATCATGGTCCTTCCGCAGCACTGTCACCCTGCTACGGATCTGCTGCCCTGGTCTTTAAGCCACCATCATGCAGCCCTCCTACAGTATATTGTGCCTGCAGATCAAGTCTTCACATGCTCTTCTCCGAGGCACTTATGACTCTGGTCCAGGAGAGTTGCAGGATTTGTTCTGCACCAGGTTGGGAACCCAGCTTTGTTCCAGGCAGGTTCCCTCACAGTTATTTATGACTTTTAAATCTGACTAGGGTAAGAGCTCTTAGTTTGTCCCAGTTAGGTGTAAAGTTATCCTGGGTAAGCCTTCCTGGGTTAAGCCTACAGTGCACCCCATATTGTTAGTCTGCTTTCCAAATACTCTCCAAGAATATGAAATTGTTATTTCATCTATTTTGGCATTTCCTCCTCTGCACAGTACACTTAGTCACAGTTGTCTTGCAGACTCAGACAGGACACAGGAACCTTGTTCTGGGGAGAGACGGAGCTTGCTTGCTATATACCCTTTGAATATTCTGAGGGATAAGGAATGTGACATTAAGCTTTATAGCACAGTCTAAGAGCTTGTCACTGAAACAAGTCTCAAGCTTCTGCAGCATCTTAGCTGCTCTGTGGAGTATCACCTTTACCTAGTCAGAGCCGGGCCAGCAAAAAGGGTGGGgtgctttgctttctgtttcctccCAACCCTGGCCCAGGTTCTGCAGAGGCACTGCAGTGCAACTGCATCCAATGAGCTCTGGTCCCTGCCAACTGCAGGAGGCAGACAATTCAGGAGTCCTGGCTCTCCCCTTGCACCATTCAGGAGGGAGCCAGAGGCTGCTGTAAAGCCCTGGGATGGAGGAGTCAAAAGGGAGCACCCTGCTAATTGTACTCTAAGGTCTCCAGTGAGGATGGGAAGCTAGCAGTTATTTTCCTTAGGGTCCTGGCTAAACACTTTTGCATCCATGCCCTTAAATCTGTTCAGACTTACATAAGCTGCAGCTAAGTCAGAGGACAGCAATTGACGCAGTGATGCTACTCACCATGGCCTGCTCAATCTTGTTGTCTAGGGCCACCACACTGGCTCCGGAGGCACTGCAAAGACAAAAAAGCATAGCCACCCATTAGTCACTCTAAGTACACAAGACAGCTGTGGCTGAAGGCTtccatctgcccagggtcttcctctcccctgcctccctgGCCTGAAGTCCAGACACTTGAGTCTTTAGGTCGCTCTCCAGCCCCGGCAGGAAGCTGCACTTTCCCCAACCCCCATAGGTCTTGTGAGGGCTCCGCCCTGACTTCCAAAGGATTGGAGCCTCTCGGTTTCTGGGGCTCCCTGGCCTGAGCGGCCTGCTTTTGGGCGATTTGCAAACAATGGAGCGCGCGCCCAAGGAAGCCCCTACTGCAGGCCCCAAAGGTCCCAGACAAACCTACCGGACTCCGAACCTAGCTAGGAATTCCTTCTCGATTTAGAAGCTTCCGGCCTTCTCCCTGCCCCAGCCTCGCCTAGCTTGCCGGCCCTCTGTCTTCCTGGCTGCAGCTGCTGTTTTTCACCGCGCAGCAGCCGCAGGGACGCACCGCCGGCGGATCCCAGCGCGGAGGTGACCCCCCCTTCCTGCGTCCCCTACCCCCGCCCCTTCCCAGGATGCTACACCGCAGGGAACAGGGACCAGCGCAaggctagctagctagctagctctgAGGTCCACTTCAGAGCCCTGCCCCCGCAGGCTCCCTAGCTCACTTCAGAGCTTGAGTTAGGACCAGTGGTTACCTGTTATCCAGTTTAACGGAAACCACATCCCCTCCaagcagagaagagaagaaggagatggagaaattGTGCAGCTGATAGACCGCCACCTCCATGGGGGTCTGATACATTTCGGTGTTCATGATTCGGGTTGCCGGGAAGCTGTGCTTGGTTTGAGTGGCTGCTGGCGCGCCGCTATGGGCTAGGCTCTGGCGCTGCAGTCAAGGCCCTGGAGCAGGCAGTAGGCTGCAATGCAGACCCTGAGCCAGGCAGGCACGTCCAAGCTGGAGTTGAAGGGAAGTGACTCCAAGGGTGTCACCTAGTATGTCACAAACTCCACAGCCGCCAGTCCAACCCAGACTCAGAGATAATTTCGGCTCCTGCTTCTTTATATAGGAGGAGCCAGCTGCGTCACATGGCGTCAGGGGCCATGCAAATGAGTCCTGTACTGGGCTTTGTGGCCCAGTTAAACCACATCCCCTCCCTGAACCTTTAGTCAGGGACTGTAAACAGTTCAGCACTTTCTTGTGCCAATTGGCATTTCCAAAGAGGACTTTGGAGGCTGGTAAAAACCAAACCGGAGCCGATttctagagaaagaaatgttctAACAGGAGGTAGAAAGCATTCAGCAGAGGGCGGTACTGCATTTAAAAGCTCTTCTTTTCGGGTGCCAGTCAGCATGCTCTAACTGGCTCTGCAGTCTTTCCAGTCACTAGGAATGCCTACCCCCACGATTCCTCACTTTCTCCAGCCGACTAACCCCTCAGTCAATCTCTTTCTTTGGAAACAGACTTTCCACCTGCAT from Apodemus sylvaticus chromosome X, mApoSyl1.1, whole genome shotgun sequence includes these protein-coding regions:
- the Tsc22d3 gene encoding TSC22 domain family protein 3 isoform X2, producing the protein MNTEMYQTPMEVAVYQLHNFSISFFSSLLGGDVVSVKLDNSASGASVVALDNKIEQAMDLVKNHLMYAVREEVEILKEQIRELVEKNSQLERENTLLKTLASPEQLEKFQSRLSPEEPASEAPETPEAPGGSAV